One segment of Deinococcus sp. Leaf326 DNA contains the following:
- a CDS encoding cupin domain-containing protein gives MPDLLPDLARLRADQTTDDQASPSVPYYHMWTGPGGVSRLNPAAMTGFGQKSVGGGAAPQWLRPFPGEVEAVSFAVLPVGWVGEWHESPKPQWVVPLSGRWFLETMDGVRAEMGPGDLHFGQDQETNGEKGHRSGQIGDEPCVQLIVQFRVSPGAATPEPF, from the coding sequence ATGCCCGACCTTCTGCCAGACCTCGCCCGCCTGCGTGCCGACCAGACCACCGACGATCAGGCCTCGCCTTCGGTGCCCTACTACCACATGTGGACCGGTCCCGGAGGCGTCAGCCGACTGAACCCGGCCGCGATGACGGGATTCGGGCAGAAAAGCGTGGGCGGCGGCGCGGCCCCGCAGTGGCTGCGCCCCTTTCCCGGCGAGGTCGAGGCGGTGTCCTTCGCCGTGCTGCCGGTCGGCTGGGTGGGCGAGTGGCACGAAAGCCCGAAACCGCAGTGGGTCGTGCCGCTGTCGGGCCGCTGGTTTCTGGAGACGATGGACGGCGTGCGCGCCGAGATGGGCCCCGGCGACCTCCACTTCGGGCAGGACCAGGAGACGAACGGGGAGAAGGGCCACCGCTCCGGGCAGATCGGCGACGAACCCTGCGTGCAACTGATCGTGCAGTTCAGGGTCTCGCCCGGAGCGGCGACGCCCGAGCCGTTCTGA
- the asnS gene encoding asparagine--tRNA ligase: MTSQHTTIRDLAAHVGQSVTLSAWLTDKSGKGKIQFLKLRDGSGFVQATVFKGDVNEEVFEAAKRLTQEQAVMVTGEVRADERAPGGVELSVRGLMPVGENHAEYPITPKEHGIEFLMDHRHLWLRHRRPWAILRVRDCIQRSVAEFFHGEGFVRFDSPFFTPNAAEDTTELFEIDLFGEDKAYLSQTGQLHAEAGALAFGKVYTFGPTFRAEKSKTRRHLLEFWMIEPEVAPSSHTENMALQERFVSFLVRRVLAECATELEVLGRDVRRLAGAAEGNYPRVSYTEALDIVRRHIEEGDLPDNVQADVQPVEWGDDLGAPHETILGHHFDRPVIIEKYPAAIKAFYMQPDPEDARVALCDDMIAPEGYGEIIGGSERIHDYELLKSRLEHEGLPLEAFDWYLDLRRVGSVPHAGFGMGLERFVAWITGIDHIREAIPFPRMLTRMKP, encoded by the coding sequence ATGACTTCACAGCACACCACCATTCGTGATCTCGCGGCGCATGTGGGCCAGAGCGTGACTCTGAGCGCGTGGCTGACCGACAAGAGCGGCAAGGGCAAGATTCAGTTCCTAAAACTGCGCGACGGCAGCGGCTTCGTGCAGGCGACCGTGTTCAAGGGCGACGTGAACGAGGAGGTCTTCGAGGCCGCCAAACGCCTGACGCAGGAGCAGGCCGTAATGGTCACCGGCGAGGTCCGCGCCGACGAGCGCGCCCCCGGCGGCGTGGAACTCAGCGTGCGCGGGCTCATGCCGGTGGGCGAAAACCACGCGGAGTACCCCATCACGCCCAAGGAGCACGGCATCGAGTTCCTGATGGACCACCGCCACCTGTGGCTGCGCCACCGCCGCCCCTGGGCGATCCTGCGGGTGCGTGACTGCATCCAGCGCTCGGTGGCCGAGTTCTTCCACGGCGAGGGCTTCGTGCGCTTCGACAGCCCGTTTTTCACGCCGAACGCCGCCGAGGATACGACCGAACTCTTCGAGATCGACCTGTTCGGCGAGGACAAGGCGTACCTGTCGCAGACTGGGCAGCTGCACGCCGAGGCGGGCGCGCTGGCCTTCGGCAAGGTCTACACCTTCGGGCCGACCTTCCGTGCCGAGAAGTCCAAGACGCGGCGCCACCTCCTCGAATTCTGGATGATCGAGCCGGAGGTGGCCCCGAGCAGCCACACCGAGAACATGGCCCTGCAGGAGCGCTTCGTGAGCTTCCTGGTGCGCCGCGTGCTGGCAGAATGCGCGACCGAGCTGGAGGTGCTGGGCCGCGACGTGAGAAGGCTGGCAGGCGCCGCCGAGGGCAACTACCCGCGCGTGAGCTACACCGAGGCGCTGGACATCGTGCGCCGGCACATCGAGGAGGGCGACCTGCCCGACAACGTGCAGGCCGACGTGCAGCCGGTCGAGTGGGGTGACGACCTCGGCGCGCCGCACGAGACGATCCTGGGCCACCACTTCGACCGCCCCGTGATCATCGAGAAGTACCCGGCGGCCATCAAGGCGTTCTACATGCAGCCCGACCCGGAAGACGCCCGCGTAGCCCTGTGCGACGATATGATCGCGCCCGAAGGGTACGGCGAGATCATCGGCGGCTCGGAGCGTATCCACGACTATGAGCTGCTGAAGTCGCGCCTCGAACACGAGGGCCTGCCCCTGGAAGCCTTCGACTGGTACCTCGACCTACGCCGCGTGGGCAGCGTGCCCCACGCCGGCTTCGGCATGGGCCTGGAGCGCTTCGTCGCTTGGATCACGGGCATCGACCACATCCGCGAGGCGATTCCCTTCCCGCGCATGCTGACGCGGATGAAGCCGTAA
- a CDS encoding MaoC family dehydratase, translated as MNEDLDRPQGRYFEELPVGTVIRHRLRRTVTESDNILFTTLTMNPQPLHLDFEAAAASEFGRPLFNSMMTLSLLVGLSVHELSLGTLVANLGLTDVVFPKPVFHGDTLRAESEVVEARESRSRPGQGVVTVEHRGFNQHGDLVARCKRTMLLRKRGEG; from the coding sequence GTGAACGAGGACCTCGACCGCCCCCAGGGCCGTTACTTCGAAGAACTGCCGGTCGGTACGGTCATCCGCCACCGGCTGCGGCGCACCGTCACCGAGTCGGACAACATCCTGTTCACTACCCTGACCATGAACCCCCAGCCGCTGCACCTCGACTTCGAGGCCGCCGCCGCGAGTGAGTTCGGCCGCCCGCTGTTCAACTCGATGATGACCCTGAGCCTGCTCGTCGGCCTGAGTGTCCACGAGCTCTCGCTCGGCACGCTGGTCGCCAACCTGGGGCTGACGGACGTGGTGTTTCCGAAGCCCGTGTTTCACGGCGATACGCTGCGGGCGGAGTCGGAGGTCGTGGAGGCGCGGGAGAGCCGGTCGCGGCCGGGGCAGGGGGTGGTGACGGTCGAGCACCGAGGGTTCAACCAGCACGGCGACCTCGTGGCGCGGTGCAAGAGGACGATGCTGCTGCGTAAGCGGGGGGAAGGTTAG